One window of the Magnolia sinica isolate HGM2019 chromosome 19, MsV1, whole genome shotgun sequence genome contains the following:
- the LOC131234347 gene encoding ABSCISIC ACID-INSENSITIVE 5-like protein 5 isoform X2, which yields MALSKVMTSSTSANSDLTRQPSSLYSLTAAEFQSSSVSSSSSCTIDPTKAFGSMSMDDILRNIYADSSHPTAEILPPPHDPDAGPCPLSRQGSFSLPKSVAAGSVDEVWKEISVADRRISDGLAFKDAAAFEEMTLEDFLAKAGAVREEDVRVPSGPASTGQGGFGGDSVLGSQFQPQQQVAEGSSVLGFGNGVEGGGGGGGGRGKRRAVQEPVDRVAQQRQRRMIKNRESAARSRERKQAYTVELESLVMQLEEENARLLRQQAEQTKKRLQQCSKDADIHWKQVEDAQSDFTCS from the exons atggCGTTGTCGAAGGTGATGACGTCTTCCACGTCTGCCAATTCGGATCTGACGCGCCAACCCTCTTCCTTATATTCTCTAACTGCCGCGGAGTTCCAAAGCTCATctgtcagcagcagcagtagctgcaCCATCGATCCTACCAAGGCCTTTGGCAGCATGAGCATGGACGACATCCTCCGCAACATCTATGCTGACAGCAGTCATCCTACGGCTGAGATCCTTCCCCCTCCCCATGATCCTGATGCTGGCCCCTGCCCCCTTTCTAGGCAGGGCAGCTTCTCTCTCCCCAAGTCCGTCGCTGCCGGGTCCGTTGATGAGGTCTGGAAGGAGATCTCCGTTGCCGACCGCAGGATCTCCGATGGGCTGGCTTTCAAGGATGCAGCTGCGTTCGAGGAGATGACGCTGGAGGATTTTCTTGCCAAGGCCGGGGCGGTCCGTGAGGAAGACGTTAGGGTCCCGTCAGGGCCCGCTTCCACAGGGCAGGGGGGTTTTGGTGGGGATTCGGTTTTGGGTAGTCAGTTTCAGCCACAGCAGCAGGTCGCCGAGGGTTCTTCGGTTCTAGGGTTTGGGAATGGAGTGGAggggggagggggagggggaggggggAGGGGGAAGAGGCGGGCTGTGCAGGAGCCAGTCGATAGGGTCGCACAGCAGAGGCAGAGGAGAATGATCAAGAACAGAGAGTCGGCTGCGAGGTCGAGGGAGCGGAAACAG GCTTATACAGTAGAGCTGGAATCTTTGGTCATGCAGCTGGAGGAGGAAAATGCACGGCTACTAAGGCAGCAG GCGGAGCAGACCAAGAAGAGGCTTCAGCAG TGTTCAAAGGATGCTGACATTCATTGGAAACAAGTTGAGGATGCTCAAAGTGATTTTACCTGCTCTTAA
- the LOC131234347 gene encoding ABSCISIC ACID-INSENSITIVE 5-like protein 5 isoform X3: MALSKVMTSSTSANSDLTRQPSSLYSLTAAEFQSSSVSSSSSCTIDPTKAFGSMSMDDILRNIYADSSHPTAEILPPPHDPDAGPCPLSRQGSFSLPKSVAAGSVDEVWKEISVADRRISDGLAFKDAAAFEEMTLEDFLAKAGAVREEDVRVPSGPASTGQGGFGGDSVLGSQFQPQQQVAEGSSVLGFGNGVEGGGGGGGGRGKRRAVQEPVDRVAQQRQRRMIKNRESAARSRERKQAYTVELESLVMQLEEENARLLRQQAEQTKKRLQQDADIHWKQVEDAQSDFTCS; encoded by the exons atggCGTTGTCGAAGGTGATGACGTCTTCCACGTCTGCCAATTCGGATCTGACGCGCCAACCCTCTTCCTTATATTCTCTAACTGCCGCGGAGTTCCAAAGCTCATctgtcagcagcagcagtagctgcaCCATCGATCCTACCAAGGCCTTTGGCAGCATGAGCATGGACGACATCCTCCGCAACATCTATGCTGACAGCAGTCATCCTACGGCTGAGATCCTTCCCCCTCCCCATGATCCTGATGCTGGCCCCTGCCCCCTTTCTAGGCAGGGCAGCTTCTCTCTCCCCAAGTCCGTCGCTGCCGGGTCCGTTGATGAGGTCTGGAAGGAGATCTCCGTTGCCGACCGCAGGATCTCCGATGGGCTGGCTTTCAAGGATGCAGCTGCGTTCGAGGAGATGACGCTGGAGGATTTTCTTGCCAAGGCCGGGGCGGTCCGTGAGGAAGACGTTAGGGTCCCGTCAGGGCCCGCTTCCACAGGGCAGGGGGGTTTTGGTGGGGATTCGGTTTTGGGTAGTCAGTTTCAGCCACAGCAGCAGGTCGCCGAGGGTTCTTCGGTTCTAGGGTTTGGGAATGGAGTGGAggggggagggggagggggaggggggAGGGGGAAGAGGCGGGCTGTGCAGGAGCCAGTCGATAGGGTCGCACAGCAGAGGCAGAGGAGAATGATCAAGAACAGAGAGTCGGCTGCGAGGTCGAGGGAGCGGAAACAG GCTTATACAGTAGAGCTGGAATCTTTGGTCATGCAGCTGGAGGAGGAAAATGCACGGCTACTAAGGCAGCAG GCGGAGCAGACCAAGAAGAGGCTTCAGCAG GATGCTGACATTCATTGGAAACAAGTTGAGGATGCTCAAAGTGATTTTACCTGCTCTTAA
- the LOC131234347 gene encoding ABSCISIC ACID-INSENSITIVE 5-like protein 5 isoform X1, with protein MALSKVMTSSTSANSDLTRQPSSLYSLTAAEFQSSSVSSSSSCTIDPTKAFGSMSMDDILRNIYADSSHPTAEILPPPHDPDAGPCPLSRQGSFSLPKSVAAGSVDEVWKEISVADRRISDGLAFKDAAAFEEMTLEDFLAKAGAVREEDVRVPSGPASTGQGGFGGDSVLGSQFQPQQQVAEGSSVLGFGNGVEGGGGGGGGRGKRRAVQEPVDRVAQQRQRRMIKNRESAARSRERKQAYTVELESLVMQLEEENARLLRQQAEQTKKRLQQLMENLIPVEEKRRPPRRLRRTHSLSW; from the exons atggCGTTGTCGAAGGTGATGACGTCTTCCACGTCTGCCAATTCGGATCTGACGCGCCAACCCTCTTCCTTATATTCTCTAACTGCCGCGGAGTTCCAAAGCTCATctgtcagcagcagcagtagctgcaCCATCGATCCTACCAAGGCCTTTGGCAGCATGAGCATGGACGACATCCTCCGCAACATCTATGCTGACAGCAGTCATCCTACGGCTGAGATCCTTCCCCCTCCCCATGATCCTGATGCTGGCCCCTGCCCCCTTTCTAGGCAGGGCAGCTTCTCTCTCCCCAAGTCCGTCGCTGCCGGGTCCGTTGATGAGGTCTGGAAGGAGATCTCCGTTGCCGACCGCAGGATCTCCGATGGGCTGGCTTTCAAGGATGCAGCTGCGTTCGAGGAGATGACGCTGGAGGATTTTCTTGCCAAGGCCGGGGCGGTCCGTGAGGAAGACGTTAGGGTCCCGTCAGGGCCCGCTTCCACAGGGCAGGGGGGTTTTGGTGGGGATTCGGTTTTGGGTAGTCAGTTTCAGCCACAGCAGCAGGTCGCCGAGGGTTCTTCGGTTCTAGGGTTTGGGAATGGAGTGGAggggggagggggagggggaggggggAGGGGGAAGAGGCGGGCTGTGCAGGAGCCAGTCGATAGGGTCGCACAGCAGAGGCAGAGGAGAATGATCAAGAACAGAGAGTCGGCTGCGAGGTCGAGGGAGCGGAAACAG GCTTATACAGTAGAGCTGGAATCTTTGGTCATGCAGCTGGAGGAGGAAAATGCACGGCTACTAAGGCAGCAG GCGGAGCAGACCAAGAAGAGGCTTCAGCAG